From one Lolium rigidum isolate FL_2022 chromosome 4, APGP_CSIRO_Lrig_0.1, whole genome shotgun sequence genomic stretch:
- the LOC124649919 gene encoding uncharacterized ATP-dependent helicase C29A10.10c-like isoform X1: MGSRGRMLFDLNELPTEAEEEAAVVLSQPQLPVPNIYPSNLFLQQGVPQTQGILNNYAFKHASSGSGFQPFVRSKVSNNGDTKENLDATAASTSMATVAHHAEPSNQVSQAVEREEGEWSDADCASDTAGSGVSNKEELAGMANIEVKGESLERESAAVKSAEVIKDDTAADPSDTEMVDVSKDPLLRAPTGPESTKNSECKGNQSGDDLDQGNKSKDVKGVEASYALKFTNNPAKRPKLDEHKVAMLGKKRARQTVFINVEDAKQAGTMKTITPRRQSSFPAPIVTRTVKEGSRGVGERAAEKPNQPVVRDQKQSDIGSERSNSADPSDQNGEPNGDVELGSHGRSKKMNAEEPPSDCYQQSVPRQASSKQPMDPKQFKSRPVSSQRAVLTGQNTADQKPANKRSLVPKRQASGSNTQYNDSSVERLIREVTNDKFWHNPEEEELQCVPGSFDSAEEYIKVFEPLLFEECRAQLYSSYEESLEAASRDAHVMVRVKSVDRRERGWYDVIVLPTHEYKWTFKEGEVAILSFPRPSSAAQSSRSNRKTAPSVEDAEAESGRLVGTVRRHMPIDTREPIGAIIHFYVGDSFDSSSEANVLKKLQPRSTWYLTGLGSLATTQREYVALHAFRRLNVQMQNAILQPSPEHFPKYQEQPPAMPDCFTPSFSDHINRTFNGPQLSAIHWAAMHTAAGTSNGVVKKQEPWPFTLVQGPPGTGKTHTVWGMLNVIHLVQYQHYYAALLKKLAPESYKQVSSTTNSTSETFAAGSIDEVLQSMDQNLFRTLPKLCPKPRMLVCAPSNAATDELLSRVLDRGFIDGEMKVYRPDVARVGVDTQSRAAQAVSVERRTEQLLMKGRDEVIGWLQQLKGREQQLSQEIGLLQRELNMVAVSGRSQGSVGVDPEVLAHRDRNRDILLQKLAASVESRDKVLVEMSRLLILESKFRVGGNFNLEDARSSLEASFANEAEIVFTTVSSSGRRLFSRLSHGFDMVVIDEAAQASEVGVLPPLALGAARCVLVGDPQQLPATVISKAAGTLLYSRSLFERFQQAGCPTILLSVQYRMHPQIRDFPSRYFYQGRLTDSETVVKLPDESYYKDALMSPYIFYDISHGRESHRGGSSSYQNVHEAQFALRLYEHLQKLVKANGGKKASVGIITPYKLQLKCLQREFEEVMNTEEGKDIYINTVDAFQGQERDVIIMSCVRASNHGVGFVADVRRMNVALTRARRALWVVGNANALVQSEDWAALVADAKARKCFIDLDSIPKDFLAMKVSSNTPGRNSSNNTRNMRAGGPRPRHLDMLPDSRIGMRSDDDERVNSVSRNASNRNLDDLGRPGDRSRENLQFGLPRRPNSSNGSRREV, translated from the exons ATGGGTTCTCGAGGAAGGATGTTATTTGACCTCAATGAGCTCCCAACAGAAGCTGAAGAAGAAGCTGCGGTTGTTTTGTCCCAACCTCAACTTCCTGTTCCCAATATATATCCCTCAAATTTGTTTCTCCAACAGGGAGTGCCCCAGACACAAGGGATTTTGAACAATTATGCCTTTAAGCATGCATCTTCAGGTTCAGGTTTTCAACCTTTTGTGAGAAGCaaagtttctaacaatggagacaCAAAAGAGAATTTGGATGCTACTGCCGCTTCTACATCTATGGCAACAGTTGCTCATCACGCTGAGCCCTCCAATCAGGTTTCACAAgcagttgaaagagaagagggtgAGTGGTCTGATGCAGATTGTGCTTCTGACACCGCAGGAAGTGGTGttagcaacaaagaagagttggcTGGTATGGCAAATATTGAAGTGAAAGGAGAATCCCTGGAGAGAGAATCTGCTGCTGTAAAATCTGCTGAAGTGATTAAAGATGACACTGCTGCTGATCCTAGTGACACTGAAATGGTTGACGTGTCTAAGGATCCATTGTTACGTGCTCCAACAGGACCTGAGAGCACAAAAAATTCTGAATGTAAAGGAAATCAATCCGGGGATGATTTAGACCAGGGCAACAAATCAAAGGATGTCAAAGGAGTAGAAGCCAGTTATGCATTGAAGTTTACAAACAACCCTGCAAAGAGACCTAAGCTAGATGAACACAAAGTAGCAATGCTTGGTAAAAAGCGGGCCAGGCAGACCGTGTTCATCAATGTTGAGGATGCAAAACAAGCTGGCACAATGAAGACAATAACACCAAGGAGGCAATCATCTTTTCCAGCACCAATTGTTACACGTACTGTGAAGGAAGGTTCTCGTGGTGTTGGTGAAAGAGCTGCAGAAAAACCGAACCAACCAGTTGTCCGAGACCAGAAACAGTCTGATATTGGTTCAGAAAGAAGTAATTCTGCAGATCCAAGTGACCAAAATGGCGAACCCAATGGTGATGTTGAGTTGGGATCTCATGGCAGGTCAAAGAAAATGAATGCTGAAGAACCCCCCTCAGATTGCTATCAACAATCTGTGCCACGGCAGGCTTCTTCAAAGCAACCCATGGATCCCAAGCAGTTCAAGAGCAGACCAGTATCTTCTCAGAGAGCAGTTCTAACAGGACAAAATACCGCAGACCAGAAACCAGCCAACAAAAGGTCTCTTGTTCCCAAAAGACAAGCTTCAGGAAGTAACACACAGTACAATGACTCATCTGTCGAACGACTCATAAGGGAAGTGACAAATGACAAGTTCTGGCATAATCCAG AAGAGGAAGAACTTCAGTGTGTTCCTGGAAGCTTTGATTCTGCTGAGGAGTACATTAAAGTATTTGAGCCTTTGCTTTTTGAGGAATGCAGAGCTCAGCTATATAGTTCCTACGAGGAGAGTCTCGAGGCTGCATCAAGGGATGCACATGTAATGGTGCGTGTGAAAAGTGTGGATAGGCGTGAAAGAG GATGGTATGATGTCATTGTTCTACCAACACATGAATATAAATGGACTTTCAAAGAAGGTGAAGTTGCAATTTTGTCATTCCCACGACCTAGTTCAG CAGCCCAGTCTAGTAGATCTAATCGGAAGACCGCTCCTTCAGTTGAAGACGCTGAAGCAGAAAGTGGACGGCTTGTAGGTACAGTCAGGCGCCATATGCCTATTGATACACGCGAACCTATTGGGGCGATTATTCATTTTTATGTTGGGGATTCATTTGATTCTAGCAG CGAGGCTAATGTTCTGAAGAAACTCCAACCTCGGAGTACCTGGTATTTAACCGGTCTTGGTTCTCTTGCAACAACACAGAGGGAATATGTAGCATTGCATGCTTTCCGACGCCTTAATGTGCAG ATGCAAAACGCAATTCTTCAACCGAGTCCAGAGCACTTCCCCAAGTATCAAGAGCAGCCACCTGCTATGCCTGACTGTTTCACGCCAAGTTTTTCTGACCATATCAATCGTACTTTCAATGGGCCTCAGCTATCGGCGATTCACTGGGCTGCAATGCACACAGCTGCTGGTACAAGCAATGGAGTGGTTAAGAAACAAGAACCATGGCCTTTCACATTAGTACAAGGTCCTCCTGGGACAGGGAAAACCCACACTGTCTGGGGAATGTTAAATGTTATTCATCTTGTTCAGTATCAACATTATTATGCTGCTCTGCTGAAGAAACTTGCTCCTGAAAGTTACAAGCAAGTTAGTAGTACCACTAACAGTACTTCAGAGACTTTTGCTGCGGGGTCTATTGACGAAGTTTTACAGAGCATGGATCAGAACCTCTTTCGCACTCTTCCCAAGCTTTGCCCCAAACCACGGATGCTTGTCTGTGCCCCATCAAATGCTGCAACAGATGAGTTGCTTTCTCGTGTACTAGACCGAGGTTTCAtagatggtgagatgaaggtctaCCGCCCTGATGTTGCTCGTGTTGGAGTTGATACACAATCTCGTGCTGCCCAAGCTGTTTCAGTTGAGCGACGGACGGAACAACTTTTGATGAAGGGCCGTGATGAAGTAATTGGTTGGTTACAGCAGCTAAAAGGCCGTGAGCAGCAGCTATCACAAGAGATAGGGCTTCTACAGAGGGAACTTAATATGGTGGCAGTGTCTGGTAGATCCCAGGGTTCAGTTGGGGTTGATCCTGAAGTGCTTGCTCACAGAGATCGTAACCGTGATATTCTCCTTCAAAAACTTGCTGCCTCTGTAGAAAGCAGGGATAAAGTACTGGTAGAGATGTCGCGGCTGCTGATATTAGAAAGCAAGTTCCGTGTTGGTGGTAACTTCAATCTGGAAGACGCTAGGTCTAGTCTGGAAGCCAGTTTTGCCAACGAAGCTGAAATTGTTTTTACAACAGTGTCAAGCAGTGGTCGCAGGTTATTTTCTCGTCTTAGTCATGGTTTTGATATGGTTGTTATTGATGAGGCTGCTCAGGCCAGTGAAGTAGGAGTCCTCCCTCCACTTGCACTTGGTGCTGCTAGATGTGTCTTGGTTGGTGATCCTCAGCAGCTGCCTGCCACTGTTATAAGCAAAGCGGCTGGAACTTTACTCTATAGCAGGAGCCTGTTTGAGAGGTTTCAGCAGGCTGGCTGCCCTACCATTTTGTTGTCTGTGCAATATCGGATGCATCCCCAGATCCGTGATTTTCCATCAAGATACTTCTATCAAGGGCGTCTTACAGACAGTGAAACTGTTGTCAAATTGCCTGATGAATCATATTACAAAGATGCATTAATGTCACCTTACATTTTCTATGACATCTCGCATGGCCGTGAGTCTCATAGAGGTGGCTCATCTTCATACCAGAATGTTCATGAAGCGCAGTTTGCATTGCGTTTGTATGAGCATCTTCAGAAGCTGGTGAAAGCTAATGGTGGCAAGAAAGCATCTGTTGGTATAATCACTCCTTATAAGTTGCAGTTAAAGTGTCTACAAAGGGAATTTGAAGAGGTTATGAATACCGAGGAAGGGAAAGATATCTACATAAACACAGTTGATGCTTTCCAAGGTCAGGAGCGTGATGTGATTATCATGTCATGTGTCCGTGCTTCAAACCATGGCGTGGGGTTCGTTGCAGATGTACGGCGTATGAATGTTGCTCTTACTCGAGCTAGGAGAGCTCTATGG GTTGTTGGTAATGCCAATGCTCTTGTGCAGTCAGAGGACTGGGCAGCACTGGTAGCAGATGCGAAGGCCAGGAAATGTTTCATCGACTTGGATAGCATCCCGAAGGACTTCCTAGCCATGAAGGTTTCTTCCAACACTCCAGGAAGGAACTCTTCAAACAACACAAGGAACATGAGGGCTGGTGGACCGAGACCGAGGCATCTGGATATGCTTCCAGACTCAAGGATTGGCATGAGGTCTGATGATGATGAGCGTGTCAACTCCGTTTCAAGAAATGCTAGTAACCGCAATTTGGATGATCTGGGGCGCCCTGGTGATAGATCTAGGGAAAATTTGCAGTTCGGATTGCCAAGGAGACCGAATTCATCGAATGGTTCGAGGAGAGAAGTCTGA
- the LOC124649919 gene encoding uncharacterized ATP-dependent helicase C29A10.10c-like isoform X2 has protein sequence MGSRGRMLFDLNELPTEAEEEAAVVLSQPQLPVPNIYPSNLFLQQGVPQTQGILNNYAFKHASSGSGFQPFVRSKVSNNGDTKENLDATAASTSMATVAHHAEPSNQVSQAVEREEGEWSDADCASDTAGSGVSNKEELAGMANIEVKGESLERESAAVKSAEVIKDDTAADPSDTEMVDVSKDPLLRAPTGPESTKNSECKGNQSGDDLDQGNKSKDVKGVEASYALKFTNNPAKRPKLDEHKVAMLGKKRARQTVFINVEDAKQAGTMKTITPRRQSSFPAPIVTRTVKEGSRGVGERAAEKPNQPVVRDQKQSDIGSERSNSADPSDQNGEPNGDVELGSHGRSKKMNAEEPPSDCYQQSVPRQASSKQPMDPKQFKSRPVSSQRAVLTGQNTADQKPANKRSLVPKRQASGSNTQYNDSSVERLIREVTNDKFWHNPEEEELQCVPGSFDSAEEYIKVFEPLLFEECRAQLYSSYEESLEAASRDAHVMVRVKSVDRRERGWYDVIVLPTHEYKWTFKEGEVAILSFPRPSSAQSSRSNRKTAPSVEDAEAESGRLVGTVRRHMPIDTREPIGAIIHFYVGDSFDSSSEANVLKKLQPRSTWYLTGLGSLATTQREYVALHAFRRLNVQMQNAILQPSPEHFPKYQEQPPAMPDCFTPSFSDHINRTFNGPQLSAIHWAAMHTAAGTSNGVVKKQEPWPFTLVQGPPGTGKTHTVWGMLNVIHLVQYQHYYAALLKKLAPESYKQVSSTTNSTSETFAAGSIDEVLQSMDQNLFRTLPKLCPKPRMLVCAPSNAATDELLSRVLDRGFIDGEMKVYRPDVARVGVDTQSRAAQAVSVERRTEQLLMKGRDEVIGWLQQLKGREQQLSQEIGLLQRELNMVAVSGRSQGSVGVDPEVLAHRDRNRDILLQKLAASVESRDKVLVEMSRLLILESKFRVGGNFNLEDARSSLEASFANEAEIVFTTVSSSGRRLFSRLSHGFDMVVIDEAAQASEVGVLPPLALGAARCVLVGDPQQLPATVISKAAGTLLYSRSLFERFQQAGCPTILLSVQYRMHPQIRDFPSRYFYQGRLTDSETVVKLPDESYYKDALMSPYIFYDISHGRESHRGGSSSYQNVHEAQFALRLYEHLQKLVKANGGKKASVGIITPYKLQLKCLQREFEEVMNTEEGKDIYINTVDAFQGQERDVIIMSCVRASNHGVGFVADVRRMNVALTRARRALWVVGNANALVQSEDWAALVADAKARKCFIDLDSIPKDFLAMKVSSNTPGRNSSNNTRNMRAGGPRPRHLDMLPDSRIGMRSDDDERVNSVSRNASNRNLDDLGRPGDRSRENLQFGLPRRPNSSNGSRREV, from the exons ATGGGTTCTCGAGGAAGGATGTTATTTGACCTCAATGAGCTCCCAACAGAAGCTGAAGAAGAAGCTGCGGTTGTTTTGTCCCAACCTCAACTTCCTGTTCCCAATATATATCCCTCAAATTTGTTTCTCCAACAGGGAGTGCCCCAGACACAAGGGATTTTGAACAATTATGCCTTTAAGCATGCATCTTCAGGTTCAGGTTTTCAACCTTTTGTGAGAAGCaaagtttctaacaatggagacaCAAAAGAGAATTTGGATGCTACTGCCGCTTCTACATCTATGGCAACAGTTGCTCATCACGCTGAGCCCTCCAATCAGGTTTCACAAgcagttgaaagagaagagggtgAGTGGTCTGATGCAGATTGTGCTTCTGACACCGCAGGAAGTGGTGttagcaacaaagaagagttggcTGGTATGGCAAATATTGAAGTGAAAGGAGAATCCCTGGAGAGAGAATCTGCTGCTGTAAAATCTGCTGAAGTGATTAAAGATGACACTGCTGCTGATCCTAGTGACACTGAAATGGTTGACGTGTCTAAGGATCCATTGTTACGTGCTCCAACAGGACCTGAGAGCACAAAAAATTCTGAATGTAAAGGAAATCAATCCGGGGATGATTTAGACCAGGGCAACAAATCAAAGGATGTCAAAGGAGTAGAAGCCAGTTATGCATTGAAGTTTACAAACAACCCTGCAAAGAGACCTAAGCTAGATGAACACAAAGTAGCAATGCTTGGTAAAAAGCGGGCCAGGCAGACCGTGTTCATCAATGTTGAGGATGCAAAACAAGCTGGCACAATGAAGACAATAACACCAAGGAGGCAATCATCTTTTCCAGCACCAATTGTTACACGTACTGTGAAGGAAGGTTCTCGTGGTGTTGGTGAAAGAGCTGCAGAAAAACCGAACCAACCAGTTGTCCGAGACCAGAAACAGTCTGATATTGGTTCAGAAAGAAGTAATTCTGCAGATCCAAGTGACCAAAATGGCGAACCCAATGGTGATGTTGAGTTGGGATCTCATGGCAGGTCAAAGAAAATGAATGCTGAAGAACCCCCCTCAGATTGCTATCAACAATCTGTGCCACGGCAGGCTTCTTCAAAGCAACCCATGGATCCCAAGCAGTTCAAGAGCAGACCAGTATCTTCTCAGAGAGCAGTTCTAACAGGACAAAATACCGCAGACCAGAAACCAGCCAACAAAAGGTCTCTTGTTCCCAAAAGACAAGCTTCAGGAAGTAACACACAGTACAATGACTCATCTGTCGAACGACTCATAAGGGAAGTGACAAATGACAAGTTCTGGCATAATCCAG AAGAGGAAGAACTTCAGTGTGTTCCTGGAAGCTTTGATTCTGCTGAGGAGTACATTAAAGTATTTGAGCCTTTGCTTTTTGAGGAATGCAGAGCTCAGCTATATAGTTCCTACGAGGAGAGTCTCGAGGCTGCATCAAGGGATGCACATGTAATGGTGCGTGTGAAAAGTGTGGATAGGCGTGAAAGAG GATGGTATGATGTCATTGTTCTACCAACACATGAATATAAATGGACTTTCAAAGAAGGTGAAGTTGCAATTTTGTCATTCCCACGACCTAGTTCAG CCCAGTCTAGTAGATCTAATCGGAAGACCGCTCCTTCAGTTGAAGACGCTGAAGCAGAAAGTGGACGGCTTGTAGGTACAGTCAGGCGCCATATGCCTATTGATACACGCGAACCTATTGGGGCGATTATTCATTTTTATGTTGGGGATTCATTTGATTCTAGCAG CGAGGCTAATGTTCTGAAGAAACTCCAACCTCGGAGTACCTGGTATTTAACCGGTCTTGGTTCTCTTGCAACAACACAGAGGGAATATGTAGCATTGCATGCTTTCCGACGCCTTAATGTGCAG ATGCAAAACGCAATTCTTCAACCGAGTCCAGAGCACTTCCCCAAGTATCAAGAGCAGCCACCTGCTATGCCTGACTGTTTCACGCCAAGTTTTTCTGACCATATCAATCGTACTTTCAATGGGCCTCAGCTATCGGCGATTCACTGGGCTGCAATGCACACAGCTGCTGGTACAAGCAATGGAGTGGTTAAGAAACAAGAACCATGGCCTTTCACATTAGTACAAGGTCCTCCTGGGACAGGGAAAACCCACACTGTCTGGGGAATGTTAAATGTTATTCATCTTGTTCAGTATCAACATTATTATGCTGCTCTGCTGAAGAAACTTGCTCCTGAAAGTTACAAGCAAGTTAGTAGTACCACTAACAGTACTTCAGAGACTTTTGCTGCGGGGTCTATTGACGAAGTTTTACAGAGCATGGATCAGAACCTCTTTCGCACTCTTCCCAAGCTTTGCCCCAAACCACGGATGCTTGTCTGTGCCCCATCAAATGCTGCAACAGATGAGTTGCTTTCTCGTGTACTAGACCGAGGTTTCAtagatggtgagatgaaggtctaCCGCCCTGATGTTGCTCGTGTTGGAGTTGATACACAATCTCGTGCTGCCCAAGCTGTTTCAGTTGAGCGACGGACGGAACAACTTTTGATGAAGGGCCGTGATGAAGTAATTGGTTGGTTACAGCAGCTAAAAGGCCGTGAGCAGCAGCTATCACAAGAGATAGGGCTTCTACAGAGGGAACTTAATATGGTGGCAGTGTCTGGTAGATCCCAGGGTTCAGTTGGGGTTGATCCTGAAGTGCTTGCTCACAGAGATCGTAACCGTGATATTCTCCTTCAAAAACTTGCTGCCTCTGTAGAAAGCAGGGATAAAGTACTGGTAGAGATGTCGCGGCTGCTGATATTAGAAAGCAAGTTCCGTGTTGGTGGTAACTTCAATCTGGAAGACGCTAGGTCTAGTCTGGAAGCCAGTTTTGCCAACGAAGCTGAAATTGTTTTTACAACAGTGTCAAGCAGTGGTCGCAGGTTATTTTCTCGTCTTAGTCATGGTTTTGATATGGTTGTTATTGATGAGGCTGCTCAGGCCAGTGAAGTAGGAGTCCTCCCTCCACTTGCACTTGGTGCTGCTAGATGTGTCTTGGTTGGTGATCCTCAGCAGCTGCCTGCCACTGTTATAAGCAAAGCGGCTGGAACTTTACTCTATAGCAGGAGCCTGTTTGAGAGGTTTCAGCAGGCTGGCTGCCCTACCATTTTGTTGTCTGTGCAATATCGGATGCATCCCCAGATCCGTGATTTTCCATCAAGATACTTCTATCAAGGGCGTCTTACAGACAGTGAAACTGTTGTCAAATTGCCTGATGAATCATATTACAAAGATGCATTAATGTCACCTTACATTTTCTATGACATCTCGCATGGCCGTGAGTCTCATAGAGGTGGCTCATCTTCATACCAGAATGTTCATGAAGCGCAGTTTGCATTGCGTTTGTATGAGCATCTTCAGAAGCTGGTGAAAGCTAATGGTGGCAAGAAAGCATCTGTTGGTATAATCACTCCTTATAAGTTGCAGTTAAAGTGTCTACAAAGGGAATTTGAAGAGGTTATGAATACCGAGGAAGGGAAAGATATCTACATAAACACAGTTGATGCTTTCCAAGGTCAGGAGCGTGATGTGATTATCATGTCATGTGTCCGTGCTTCAAACCATGGCGTGGGGTTCGTTGCAGATGTACGGCGTATGAATGTTGCTCTTACTCGAGCTAGGAGAGCTCTATGG GTTGTTGGTAATGCCAATGCTCTTGTGCAGTCAGAGGACTGGGCAGCACTGGTAGCAGATGCGAAGGCCAGGAAATGTTTCATCGACTTGGATAGCATCCCGAAGGACTTCCTAGCCATGAAGGTTTCTTCCAACACTCCAGGAAGGAACTCTTCAAACAACACAAGGAACATGAGGGCTGGTGGACCGAGACCGAGGCATCTGGATATGCTTCCAGACTCAAGGATTGGCATGAGGTCTGATGATGATGAGCGTGTCAACTCCGTTTCAAGAAATGCTAGTAACCGCAATTTGGATGATCTGGGGCGCCCTGGTGATAGATCTAGGGAAAATTTGCAGTTCGGATTGCCAAGGAGACCGAATTCATCGAATGGTTCGAGGAGAGAAGTCTGA